In one window of Episyrphus balteatus chromosome 3, idEpiBalt1.1, whole genome shotgun sequence DNA:
- the LOC129916885 gene encoding ras guanine nucleotide exchange factor P — translation MSQKSDINDERRVSWPQRHHQQHFSSSSAQQQSPGDLTTPETPTSPTFISNNHHRLLIPVQQQQQQSSTVTTSSSSSTTIPPTTLSPQKELSHSAHNVSYSSSEYPETYSVLPVGHGNFLKVYHTIDTDQQNQQQQIIYNNYELFSNNCQPSSQIDLNQVDNNSQSKVTSSNDECIQVHGMHSVVPPNPSGFGVTEAAASTTNMIISKLVNNWSPNLTGTYTQFEDQNTSFVDGKGSLIHENHYTTPLDDSSGSLSTGKSAQNVGQKSVVINNATGNSDKTHEVGNSHPEVKKRNIAEVKPMRMSYSDVLSKINNQAAVGTPNGVVNNQKNDYPGQTAKSPKSNSDKIKTSGFPTERKVSPTAATADKKKRIESQSHRKLTDESHSASLDNLSGFNKKGGDRKNSPTHDDKENVQIFSLNSNSNKNSKKIPSKSFKSNSKQTGNLPSDAGDYNKKKYNLKRDEDQTKSSNLNTSQSSSSTSGGGAANYKEGFYNVSKTNNMQFERFQKYNTSQQNTNSSSSVGNNIKKNRLNSSGTCLNSKTSNRFEKQLTTRRGGQNRDIQKKSSNDKYELLKTLVKNFLLKYTVQILTWLFYLMYDIIVIGFSILYERLSQAYDHGYAYFLILRKDLQQNSNKPSIWIRNYLKKIDSKFKKNSKWAFWRRFYKKKLTQSSTESFKTGRLPQTGEEAMYSLLNCKGKDAYSILGVPANSSQEQIRKHYKKIAVLVHPDKNKQPGAEEAFKVLQRAFELIGEAENRAAYDQSLVEALHAEKAWTELHDLLSQLQTKIAEAANTIRCSSCGLRHPRKITDRPHYAARECGSCKIRHSAREGDIWAETNWLRLHWKYLALMEGKVYDITEWAYCQKGALSHLPPNSHIVQYRIVRGGQQQQQQQQQQQKQQPNSQPPSGATLDEFLDNLYSGQNQHGTSQNATRRRPKRN, via the exons ATGTCACAAAAATCAGACATTAATGATGAACGCCGTGTTTCATGGCCACAGCGTCACCATCAACAGCATTTTTCATCATCGTCTGCACAACAACAATCTCCTGGCGATTTGACGACTCCCGAAACTCCGACATCGCCAACATTTATATCAAATAATCATCATAGATTATTAATTCcagtacaacaacaacaacaacaatcctCAACAGTTACTACATCATCATCTTCTTCAACAACAATACCGCCAACAACATTATCaccacaaaaagaattatccCATTCAGCTCATAATGTTTCTTACTCATCATCAGAATATCCCGAGACATATTCTGTACTGCCAGTAGGTCATGGGAATTTCCTTAAAGTCTATCACACTATTGACACTGACCAACAAAATCAGCAGcaacaaataatttataataattatgaaCTCTTTTCTAACAATTGTCAACCATCTTCTCAAATAGATTTGAATCAAGTAGATAACAATTCTCAATCCAAAGTAACTTCGTCAAATGATGAATGTATTCAAGTTCATGGAATGCATTCAGTAGTTCCACCAAATCCATCAGGTTTTGGGGTCACAGAAGCTGCTGCTAGCACGACAAATATGATTATAAGTAAACTTGTTAACAATTGGTCTCCCAATCTTACAGGAACATATACTCAATTTGAAGATCAAAATACTTCATTTGTTGATGGTAAAGGTTCTTTGATTCATGAGAATCATTATACAACTCCTTTAGATGATTCAAGTGGTTCATTGTCCACAGGAAAATCGGCTCAAAATGTTGGCCAAAAATCTGTAGTTATTAACAATGCAACTGGCAACTCTGATAAAACCCATGAAGTTGGTAATTCTCATCCAGAGGTTAAAAAACGTAACATTGCTGAAGTTAAACCTATGCGAATGTCTTACTCAGATGTACTGAGTAAAATTAACAACCAAGCTGCAGTTGGAACACCCAATGGAGTTGTAAATAATCAGAAAAATGATTATCCGGGACAAACTGCCAAGTCGCCAAAGTCAAATagtgataaaataaaaacctcTGGCTTTCCCACCGAGCGTAAAGTTTCACCAACAGCCGCAACGGCTGACAAAAAGAAACGTATTGAATCTCAATCTCATCGTAAACTAACAGACGAATCACATTCAGCTTCTTTGGATAATTTAAGtggatttaataaaaaagggGGTGATAGAAAAAATTCACCTACCCACGATGACAAAGAGAATGTTCagatattttcattaaattcaaactctaataaaaattcaaaaaagattccgtcaaaatcttttaaaagtAATAGTAAACAAACTGGGAATCTTCCATCTGATGCAG GTGAttacaacaaaaagaaatacaatttgaaGCGCGACGAAGATCaaacaaaatcttcaaatttaaacACATCACAGTCGTCCTCCTCGACAAGTGGTGGTGGTGCAGCAAATTATAAAGAAGGTTTCTACAATGTTTCCAAAACGAATAACATGCAATTTGAGCGATTTCAAAAATACAATACCTCGCAGCAAAATACCAATTCATCATCATCGGTCggtaataatattaaaaagaacCGCCTTAACAGTAGCGGAACATGTCTTAATTCTAAGACAAGTAATCGTTTTGAAAAACAGCTCACTACCAGGCGCGGTGGTCAAAACCGTGATATTCAAAAGAAATCTTCGAATGACAAATATGAACTCTTGAAGACACttgtaaaaaatttcttattaaaGTACACAGTGCAAATTCTCACCTGGTTATTTTACTTAATGTATGACATTATTGTAATAGGTTTCAGTATATTATATGAAAGATTATCTCAAGCATATGACCATGGTTATGCGTACTTTTTGATTTTACGTAAAGATcttcaacaaaattcaaataaaccAAGCATTTGGATTcgtaattatttgaaaaaaattgatagtaaatttaagaaaaactcaaaatgggcattttggaggagattttataaaaaaaagttgacacAAAGTTCGACGGAATCATTTAAAACAGGACGTTTACCACAGACAGGTGAAGAAGCAATGTATTCGTTATTAAATTGTAAAGGGAAAGATGCATACAG caTATTAGGCGTTCCAGCAAATAGTTCACAAGAACAAATACGAaagcattataaaaaaattgcagttcTTGTACATCCAGATAAGAATAAGCAACCAGGAGCTGAAGAAGCATTCAAAGTTCTTCAAAGAGCTTTTGAACTTATTGGCGAGGCG gaAAACCGAGCTGCTTATGACCAGAGTTTAGTCGAAGCACTGCATGCAGAAAAAGCTTGGACTGAACTTCACGACTTATTATCTCAATTGCAGACAAAAATTGCTGAAGCGGCCAATACAATAAG ATGTAGTAGTTGCGGACTCCGACATCCAAGAAAGATAACCGATCGACCTCATTATGCTGCCCGAGAATGTGGGTCATGTAAAATAAGACATTCAGCAAGAGAA GGTGATATTTGGGCGGAAACGAATTGGCTGCGATTGCATTggaaatatttggctttaatGGAAGGAAAAGTATATGATATAACTGAATGGGCTTACTGCCAGAAAGGCGCGTTATCACATTTACCGCCAAATTCTCACATAGTACAATACCGCATTGTCCGTGGTggccaacagcagcagcaacagcagcaacaacaacaaaaacaacaaccaaaTTCTCAGCCACCAAG TGGAGCAACTCTTGATGAGTTCCTGGATAATTTATACAGCGGTCAAAATCAACATGGCACGTCCCAAAATGCAACTAGAAGACGACCCAAACGTAATTAA
- the LOC129916903 gene encoding holocytochrome c-type synthase codes for MGNTVSAAEHPTIQPGASPPPECPMHQKQPEVKKEPVPSASECPVKHDNSDVNPLNMMPAANQNPAPDQPFPLPTDRQTSSIPKVTPDGHVEFWQYPSQQMFWNAMLRKGWRWKNEDVSQKDMGDIIKIHNANNEQAWKEVLKWEALHASECRNPKLRSFGGKAADYSPRARFRSLLGYELPFDRHDWIVDRCGKDVRYVIDYYDGGVVDNEYKFAELDVRPAMDSLDNIWDRMRVAYMRWKIELVETFQGKIDQ; via the exons ATGGGTAATACAGTATCTGCTGCTGAACATCCAACTATACAACCGGGTGCAAGTCCACCTCCCGAATGTCCAATGCATCAAAAGCAACCAGAAGTAAAAAAAGAACCTGTGCCATCTGCTTCTGAATGTCCAGTTAAACATGATAATAGTGATGTGAATCCACTCAACATGATGCCAGCAGCAAATCAAAATCCAGCTCCAGATCAACCATTTCCTTTGCCAACTGACCGTCAAACCTCAAGTATACCAAAAGTAACTCCCGATGGACATGTCGAATTCTGGCAATATCCAAGTCAACAAATGTTCTGGAATGCTATGCTTCGTAAAGGTTGGCGATGGAAGAATGAAGATGTTAGTCAAAAAGACATGGGCgatataataaaaattcataacgCTAACAACGAGCAGGCTTGGAAGGAGGTACTTAAATGGGAAGCACTTCATGCTTCGGAATGTCGTAATCCAAAGTTGAGGAGTTTTGGAGGCAAGGCTGCCGACTACAGTCCTCGTGCACGATTTCGTTCATTGTTAGG GTACGAACTTCCTTTCGATCGACACGATTGGATTGTAGACAGATGTGGTAAGGATGTTCGTTATGTGATTGATTATTACGACGGTGGTGTTGTGGATAACGAATATAAATTTGCTGAATTGGATGTGCGTCCGGCTATGGATTCGCTTGATAATATTTGGGATAGAATGAGGGTAGCATATATGCGATGGAAAATCGAATTGGTTGAAACTTTCCAAGGGAAAATAGATCAGTGA
- the LOC129916884 gene encoding eukaryotic translation initiation factor 3 subunit A — MARYMQRPENALKRANEFIDVGKPLRALDTLQEVFRNKKFTYNWSESVIEPLMFKYLYLCVELKKSHIAKEGLFQYRNMIQLVNVNSLENVIRGYLKMAEEHTKAAQQQSSAAVAVLEVDDLDNIATPESILMSAVCGEDAQDRSDRTILLPWVKFLWESYCQCLELLRLNTHCEILYHDIARMAFQFCLKYNRKSEFRRLCDKLRKHLEDVCKGTNQANGVSITKLETQQLCLDTRLHQLDSAIQMELWLEAYKAIEDIHGLMALSKKSPAAKTMANYYQKLAMVFSKAGNQLFHAAALLKLFQLTRELKKNTTEEEMQRMASHVLIATLSIPLPSAHPEFDRFIETDKSPLEKAQRLAVLLGLTQPPTRVSLLKEVVRLNVHLYASEEFKNLYNWLEIDFNPLSLCKRVQTVIEVIEKEENNMLTQYIQSLKDVTIMRLIRQISQVYQSIEFTRLIQLATFSNIFQLEKIVVDCVRHNDMQIRIDHQKRCIYFGTDLTESQREDHTDGPSLQSMPSEQIRSQLVNMSNVLHRAVAIVNPNRKKEERQKMRAQMVWHYHEIKEKEHQRILQRQKIIEDRKEYIEKQNNAREEEEQRRIEEASRQMKIAEEKRLQQENEEREKKRALNEIAAIKEKSLKEKMQQISQTAHGKKMLSKLDEEGIKKLDAEQIAARETEELNRERKELQTKLKSLEKKVDYFERAKRIEEIPLFGKYLSEKQVKNKEFWELQEQQRIENAIAERKIAVEQQDRLKRMYPDRDAFLENLKKERASLFVEKLKNFNKALEEERKTRLANRIIQRREQRRRDWLQEKEDERLRQEEIIRRAKEEEERIEMERRRAEREAEEEKRRIQYEKQRQKEEEVEKKIQEERERAREAAKDSDKEREREVWRPRGFDRGDRTDRSDRGERIERGGDRSENKEWRRGAATGAATAASTDAPAQAGGFDWRRGRDGDGPSRPAPAASAGGDKWRRTGGEDRRGEDRDVRRVGEDRRGGDDRRGGDDRRGGDDRRGGDDRRGGDDRRGGDDRRGGDERRGGDDRRVGDDRRDDRFAQRRRDGPREQDNRESGSNWRANTRSNDDRRDEARRPMGDRGDRTTDRADRADRADRPARPAQSKDSSSSWRRLDDERKERPAPPQRREEKENRDDGEWTSVKRR, encoded by the exons ATGGCTCGTTATATGCAGCGTCCGGAAAATGCTCTAAAAAGAGCAAATG aatttattGATGTAGGAAAACCCTTACGAGCGTTGGATACGCTCCAAGAAGTCTTCCGCAACAAAAAGTTCACTTACAATTGGTCTGAATCTGTAATTGAACCTCTCATGTTCAAATACCTGTATTTGTGCGTTGAGTTGAAGAAATCTCATATCGCCAAGGAAGGTCTCTTCCAATACAGGAACATGATTCAATTGGTCAATGTCAATTCATTGGAGAATGTCATTCGTGGGTATTTGAAAATGGCTGAGGAGCATACCAAAGCAGCTCAACAGCAGTCTTCTGCTGCTGTAGCTGTCCTTGAAGTCGATGATTTGGACAATATTGCCACACCGGAAAGCATTCTTATGTCGGCAGTTTGTGGCGAAGATGCGCAAGATCGTTCAGATCGAACAATTCTTTTGCCATGGGTTAAGTTCTTGTGGGAATCTTATTGTCAGTGTTTGGAGTTACTCCGATTGAATACTCATTGTGAGATTCTTTATCATGACATTGCTCGAATGGCTTTTCAATTTTGTCTAAAATACAATCGTAAAAGTGAGTTCCGTCGTTTGTGTGACAAATTGAGGAAACATTTGGAAGATGTTTGCAAAGGTACCAACCAAGCAAACGGTGTGAGTATCACAAAGTTGGAAACTCAACAACTTTGTTTGGATACCAGATTGCATCAATTGGATAGTGCCATTCAAATGGAATTATGGTTAGAAGCTTATAAAGCAATTGAAGATATTCATGGTTTGATGGCTTTGTCAAAGAAAAGTCCAGCAGCTAAAACAATGGCTAATTACTATCAGAAGTTAGCAATGGTATTCTCAAAGGCTGGTAATCAATTGTTCCATGCTGCTGCTTTGCTTAAGCTTTTCCAATTGACTCGTGAACTTAAGAAAAATACCACCGAGGAGGAAATGCAGAGAATGGCTTCGCATGTTTTGATTGCAACTTTATCTATTCCACTGCCATCAGCTCATCCAGAATTTGATCGTTTTATTGAAACTGACAAGAGTCCATTGGAGAAGGCACAACGTTTGGCTGTTTTACTTGGATTAACGCAACCACCAACAAGGGTGTCTCTACTTAAAGAAGTG GTTCGTCTGAACGTGCATCTTTATGCTTCCGAAGAGTTTAAAAACCTTTACAATTGGTTGGAAATTGATTTCAATCCATTAAGTCTTTGCAAGCGTGTACAAACTGTTATTGAAGTTATTGAGAAAGAAGAAAACAACATGCTAACCCAGTACATACAATCCTTGAAGGACGTCACTATTATGCGTTTAATTAGACAAATATCCCAAGTCTACCAAAGCATTGAATTTACACGTTTGATTCAACTGGCAACATTCTCCAATATTTTCCAATTGGAGAAAATTGTTGTGGATTGTGTTCGTCACAATGACATGCAAATACGTATTGATCACCAGAAGCGTTGCATTTACTTTGGAACAGATCTGACCGAAAGCCAACGCGAAGATCACACTGATGGCCCTTCCTTGCAGTCAATGCCTTCAGAGCAAATTCGTTCGCAACTGGTTAACATGTCTAATGTTCTACACAGAGCTGTAGCTATAGTTAATCCAAATCGTAAAAAGGAAGAACGTCAAAAGATGCGCGCCCAAATGGTTTGGCATTACCATGAAATTAAGGAAAAGGAACACCAACGCATTCTTCAACGCCAAAAGATTATCGAAGATCGCAAAGAATATATTGAAAAGCAAAACAATGCCAGGGAAGAAGAAGAACAACGACGCATCGAAGAAGCATCTCGACAAATGAAGATAGCAGAAGAGAAGCGTTTGCAGCAAGAAAATGAGGAACGTGAAAAGAAACGTGCCCTGAATGAAATTGCAGCAATTAAAGAgaagagtttgaaagaaaaaatgcaacaaatttCTCAAACAGCTCATGGCAAAAAAATGCTGTCCAAGCTGGATGAAGAAGGTATTAAGAAGTTAGATGCTGAACAAATTGCTGCTCGCGAAACCGAAGAGTTGAATCGCGAACGTAAGGAACTCCAGACAAAACTCAAATCATTGGAGAAAAAAGTTGATTACTTTGAACGCGCTAAACGTATCGAAGAAATACCACTCTTTGGAAAGTATCTTTCCGAAAAGCAAGTTAAAAATAAGGAATTCTGGGAACTACAAGAACAACAACGTATTGAAAATGCCATTGCAGAGAGGAAGATTGCAGTTGAACAACAAGATCGCTTGAAACGTATGTATCCAGATCGTGATGCTTTCTTAGAAAACTTAAAGAAGGAGCGTGCTTCATTGTTCGTTGAGAAATTGAAGAACTTTAACAAAGCACTTGAAGAAGAGCGTAAAACTCGTCTCGCAAACAGAATTATTCAACGCCGCGAACAACGTCGCCGTGATTGGCTCCAAGAAAAAGAAGATGAACGTTTGCGACAAGAAGAAATTATTCGTCGTGCTAAGGAGGAAGAGGAACGCATCGAGATGGAGCGCCGTCGCGCCGAACGCGAAGCTGAAGAAGAAAAACGACGAATTCAATACGAGAAGCAACGCcaaaaggaagaagaagttgaaaagaaaattcaGGAAGAACGCGAACGCGCTCGTGAAGCTGCTAAAGATTCGGATAAGGAGCGTGAACGTGAAGTTTGGCGTCCAAGGGGATTTGACCGCGGTGACAGAACTGACCGTTCGGACCGAGGTGAGAGAATTGAACGTGGTGGCGACCGTAGTGAAAACAAGGAATGGCGCAGAGGTGCTGCTACTGGTGCTGCTACTGCTGCATCCACAGATGCACCCGCACAGGCTGGAGGCTTCGACTGGCGTAGAGGACGTGATGGCGATGGTCCAAGCAGACCTGCACCAGCCGCTTCAGCTGGCGGTGATAAATGGCGTCGTACTGGTGGAGAAGATAGGCGTGGTGAAGATCGTGACGTACGCAGAGTTGGTGAGGATCGTCGTGGGGGTGATGATCGTCGTGGTGGAGATGATCGTCGAGGTGGTGATGATCGTCGTGGCGGTGATGATCGTCGTGGTGGAGATGATCGTCGTGGAGGAGATGATCGTCGTGGTGGCGATGAACGTCGCGGTGGAGATGACCGTCGTGTTGGCGATGATCGTCGAGATGATCGTTTTGCTCAACGTCGTCGTGATGGACCACGAGAACAGGATAACCGCGAATCGGGCTCAAATTGGCGTGCTAACACACGTTCAAATGATGATCGTCGTGATGAAGCTCGCAGACCGATGGGTGATCGTGGAGACCGCACAACTGACCGCGCTGACCGTGCTGACCGTGCAGATCGGCCGGCCCGCCCTGCTCAAAGTAAAGATTCTTCTTCCAGCTGGAGACGGCTTGATGATGAACGCAAGGAACGCCCTGCTCCTCCTCAACGACGAGAAGAAAAAg aaaatcgGGACGATGGCGAATGGACTAGTGTCAAGCGTCGTTAA